GGGGATTGTGGCTACTGTCATTGATTTAAACGAAAAGGTTTTAGCTGATTTGGCTGCTTTGCCGTTTCCTTTGCTGTGGCTCAATCATCAGACTCCGCTTCCGGTTGTCAACCTGTACGAAACTCCCGAAACATTGGGATATGATCGTATGGCTGCCGTAGTGGGTGCTAATGAGCAGTTTCCTCACCGGGATATATTGGTGGTTGATGCGGGAACTTGTATTACTTACGAGTTTATTGACTCAAAAGGCCAGTATCATGGTGGTAATATTTCTCCCGGTATGCAGATGCGTTTTAAAGCACTTCATCAGTTTACAGGACGTTTGCCTTTGGTTGGCACCGACGGGCGCAAGCTCCCGATGGGACGGGACACCGAAACGGCTATACGCGCCGGGGTGATGAAAGGGATGGAATACGAAATTTCAGGTTATATTGAGTCTATGAAGCATAAATATCCTGAACTTTTGGTTTTTTTAACGGGCGGAGATGAATTTTCTTTTGATAGCAGCGTAAAAAGTATCATCTTTGCAGATAGATTTTTAGTGTTGAAAGGATTAAATAGAATTTTAAACTATAATAATGGTAGGATTTAAACACACACTTTGTGCGCTTTTGCTCATGATGGTTACTGGAATGGCAATCGCTCAAAATAATACAAACTCTCCTTATACACGATATGGCTATGGCGACTTGTCCGATCAGAGTTTCGGTAATAGCAAGGCGATGGGGGGGATTGCTTTTGGACTTCGGGATGGAGCACAGATCAATCCGCTGAATCCTGCTTCGTATACAGCCATTGACTCGTTGACGTTTATTTTTGAAGGAGGAGTTAGTCTGCAAAATATGAATGTTAGTGGCGGCGGTGTGAAACTGAACGCTAAAAACTCTAGCTTCGACTATCTGGCTATGCAATTTCGTTTGCATCCGAGAGTGGCGATGGGTATCGGGTTGTTGCCGTTCTCTAATATAGGATACAACGTGTCGGAAAGCAATGAATCTACAAGTGTTTCTCCGTATAGTACGAAAAGCCTTGTTGGTGAAGGCGGTTTGCATCAGTTGTACGTTGGTGCCGGAGTGAAAATCCTGAAAAACCTGTCTGTGGGTGTGAACGCTTCTTATTTTTGGGGAGACATGACCCGCTCTTTAACAATGCTTTATCCGAGCACAGCTTCTGCTAATTCGTATATAAGCCAAACTTCCGTATCGGTTTCAGACTATAAGTTGGATTTTGGAGCGCAATACACACAAGAGTTGAATAAAAAACATTCAGTGACAATCGGAGCGGTTTTTTCTCCGAAACATAAACTGAATAATGATTATACTGTAACGACACAGGTTAGTTCGACTAACAGCAACAATTTGGATGCCACACTGGAGCTTCCGAATGTGTTTGGAGCCGGATTCACATATAACTATGACAAACGCTTGACTATCGGTGCAGATTATAGTTTGCAGCAGTGGTCGAAAGCTGAGTTTGGCGTAAATACATCGGATGATGCTATGCGTGATGATTTCAATGAAACATACGCGTATTGTGACCGTCATAAAATATCAGTGGGTGCGGAATATATTCCCAATTTGATCGGGCGTTCCTATTTATCCCATATAAAATATCGTTTGGGAGCTTATTATACGACTCCGTATTATAAGATCGACGGTAAAAAGGCTACTCGCGAATATGGCGTAACTGCCGGCTTCGGTCTGCCTGTGCCTCGTTCCCGTTCCATTCTGAGCGTCAGCGGACAGTTTGTTCGTATCAGTGGACAGGAATCGACTTTTGTAAACGAAAATATCTTCCGCGTTAGCATCGGATTGACGTTCAACGAACGTTGGTTCTTCAAGCGCAGAGTAGAGTAATGGAGATGAATGTTAAAAGAGAAAGAATAGACGGATATAATAATAACAACTAAAATTTAGATACAATGAAAATTAAAACGCTTGTGGCTATGTTGTTCCTTTCGGCTGGGGCAACCACTGTGGTAGCACAGGATGCGACTAACTGTAACTCGAACAGTAGTATCTCGCATGAAGCTGTGCGTGCAGGTAATTTTAAAGATGCGTATACTCCTTGGAAAGCTGTGTTGGAAAACTGCCCGACGCTTCGTTTCTATACTTTTACTGACGGATATAAAATTCTGAAAGGCTTGATGGGACAAATCAAGGATCGGAATAATCCGGAATATCAGAAATATTTTGATGAGTTGATGAATACGCATGACTTGCGTATCAAATATACAGATGAGTTCTTGGCTAAAGGCACAAAAGTGTCTTCTGCTGACGAAGCTCTGGGTATCAAAGCGGTAGATTACATCGCTTTCGCTCCGAAAATTGATGTTAATCAGGCTTATCAATGGTTGAGCCAGTCGGTAAATGCAGTAAAAGCAGAATCTGCTGCTGCTACTATCTTCTATTTCCTGCAAATGTCTTTGGATAAACTGAAAACAGATCCTGCCCATAAAGAACAATTCATTCAGGATTATTTGGCTGCTTCTGAATATGCTGATGCTGCTATTGCCACTGAAACGAACGAAGCAAAGAAGAAAAACTTGCTAGGTATCAAAGATAATCTGGTTGCTTTGTTTGTAAATAGCGGAACAGCTGATTGTGAATCGCTGCAAAACATCTATGGACCGAAGGTAGAAGCTAACCAGACTGACTTGGCTTACCTGAAAAAAGTAATCGACATCATGAAAATGATGAAATGTACTGAAAGCGATGCTTACCAACAGGCTGCTTTCTACGTTTACAAGATAGAACCTAGTGCGGAAGCTGCTACAGGATGTGCTTATCAGGCATTCAAGAAAGGTGATATCGACAGCGCAGTGAAATTCTTCGACGAAGCAGTGAACCTCGAAACTGACAATTTGAAGAAGGCTGAAAAAGCATACGCTGCTGCGGCAGTATTGGCTTCTGCCAAAAAACTGTCTCAAGCAAGAGCGTATTGCCAAAAAGCTATTAGCCTTAACGAAAACTACGGTGCTCCATACATCCTGATTGCCAATCTTTATGCAATGAGCCCTAACTGGAGCGACGAATCTGCTTTGAACAAATGTACTTATTTTGCAGTGATCGACAAACTGCAACGTGCAAAACAAGTAGATCCGAGCGTAGCTGAAGAAGCTAACAAATTGATCGGTAGATATTCTGGCCATACTCCGCAAGCTAAAGACCTGTTTATGTTAGGTTACAAGCAAGGCGACCGCATCACTGTCGGCGGTTGGATAGGAGAGACTACAACGATTAGATAACCGTATGTTGCGAAAACGAAGAAACCGTTTATTGCATAAAAGCATGAGCATAACAATCACCTTCGGGGTGGTTGTTATGCTTCTTTTATTATCTTCCTGTGGCGGCAAGCAGAAAGCTATGGGAGAGGCTATCACAGAACGTGATTCTCTTCCGATGATGACCACATTAGGAGTCACTACCCTTATTTCCGATTCCGGAGTGACACGTTATAGGGTGAATACGGAAGAGTGGATGATGTACGACCGTAAAAAGCCTTCGTATTGGGCGTTTGAAAAAGGTGTGTACATGGAACAGTTCGACTCTATCTTTAATATAGAAGCCAGTATTAAAGCAGATACTGCCTATTATTATGACAAAGAAAGGCTTTGGAAGCTGATAGGGAATGTGGATATACAGAACCGCAAAGGAGAGCGTTTTAATACAGAACTGCTCTATTGGAATGAGGCCACTCAAAAAGTGTATTCCGACAAGTTTATACGTATCCAGCAACCGGACAAAATTATCACAGGACACGGCTTCGACTCGAACCAGCAAATGACCATATATACCATTCATAATATTGAAGGTATTTTCTATGTAGACGAGGAAGTGGGTGGCGGTCCGCCCCAACCGGAAACCAAAGCACTGCCGGATTCAGCGAATAAAGATGCTGCGAAATAGGCGAAACCATATCAATCGCACCTAGCAAATCGTCTGATCGTAAATCAAAACTTATGAATATTTATATCTCTCTAATTATCACTATGATATTCTCCGCCTTCTTTTCAGGGATGGAGATCGCCTTTGTGTCGGTAGACAAACTGCGTTTTGAGATGGAACGTAAGGGGGGAATTACGTCCCGTATCCTTTCTGTCTTTTTTAAGAATCCCAATGAATTTATCTCTACTATGCTAGTGGGGAATAATATCGCATTGGTAATCTATGGTATCCTGATGGCACAGATTATCGGCGACAATCTACTGGCAGGATTCATCGACAACCATTTCTTGATGGTATTGGCTCAAACCGTTATTTCTACCTTGATTATCCTGGTGACTGGAGAGTTCTTACCGAAAACAATCTTCAAAATCAATCCCAATCTGGTTTTGAATATTTTTGCTATTCCGCTTATTGTTTGTTATGTCGTTCTCTATCCTGTTTCCAAACTGTCTTCCGGTTTATCTTACCTATTCCTCCGTATTTTTGGAATGAAGGTCAACAAGGATGCGTCCGACAGAGCGTTTGGAAAAGTCGACTTGGATTACTTCGTACAAAGCAGTATTGATAATGCCGAAAATGAAGAAGAACTGGATACGGAAGTGAAAATCTTCCAGAACGCCCTCGACTTCTCGAACATCAAAATCCGCGACTGCATCGTTCCGCGTACCGAAGTGGTGGCTGTCGATCTGACCACCTCGCTGGACGAGCTGAAAAGCCGCTTCATAGAATCCGGAATCTCCAAGATAATCGTGTATGACGGGAATATCGACAACGTAGTCGGTTATATCCATTCGTCGGAAATGTTCCGTGCTCCGAAAAACTGGCATGAGAATGTGAAACAAGTGCCGATTGTGCCCGAAACCATGTCTGCCCATAAACTGATGAAACTTTTCATGCAGCAAAAGAAAACGATTGCCGTTGTGGTGGATGAATTTGGCGGTACGTCCGGCATCGTATCCTTGGAAGACCTCGTTGAAGAAATCTTTGGAGATATAGAAGACGAACACGATAATACTTCCTATATCAGCAAGCAGATCGACGAACGCGAGTATGTATTGTCCGCCCGCCTGGAAATAGAAAAAGTCAATGAAACGTACGGGCTCGACTTGCCCGAGTCGGATGATTATCTGACAGTAGGAGGGTTGATCCTGAACCAATATCAGAGCTTCCCGAAGTTGCATGAAGTGGTCCGGGTAGGACGTTATCAATTCAAGAT
The Bacteroides caecimuris DNA segment above includes these coding regions:
- a CDS encoding type III pantothenate kinase, coding for MNLIIDIGNTMAKVALFNVGEMVEVLTESNQSLGCLKALCSKYPIEQGIVATVIDLNEKVLADLAALPFPLLWLNHQTPLPVVNLYETPETLGYDRMAAVVGANEQFPHRDILVVDAGTCITYEFIDSKGQYHGGNISPGMQMRFKALHQFTGRLPLVGTDGRKLPMGRDTETAIRAGVMKGMEYEISGYIESMKHKYPELLVFLTGGDEFSFDSSVKSIIFADRFLVLKGLNRILNYNNGRI
- a CDS encoding OmpP1/FadL family transporter, coding for MVGFKHTLCALLLMMVTGMAIAQNNTNSPYTRYGYGDLSDQSFGNSKAMGGIAFGLRDGAQINPLNPASYTAIDSLTFIFEGGVSLQNMNVSGGGVKLNAKNSSFDYLAMQFRLHPRVAMGIGLLPFSNIGYNVSESNESTSVSPYSTKSLVGEGGLHQLYVGAGVKILKNLSVGVNASYFWGDMTRSLTMLYPSTASANSYISQTSVSVSDYKLDFGAQYTQELNKKHSVTIGAVFSPKHKLNNDYTVTTQVSSTNSNNLDATLELPNVFGAGFTYNYDKRLTIGADYSLQQWSKAEFGVNTSDDAMRDDFNETYAYCDRHKISVGAEYIPNLIGRSYLSHIKYRLGAYYTTPYYKIDGKKATREYGVTAGFGLPVPRSRSILSVSGQFVRISGQESTFVNENIFRVSIGLTFNERWFFKRRVE
- the lptC gene encoding LPS export ABC transporter periplasmic protein LptC, producing the protein MSITITFGVVVMLLLLSSCGGKQKAMGEAITERDSLPMMTTLGVTTLISDSGVTRYRVNTEEWMMYDRKKPSYWAFEKGVYMEQFDSIFNIEASIKADTAYYYDKERLWKLIGNVDIQNRKGERFNTELLYWNEATQKVYSDKFIRIQQPDKIITGHGFDSNQQMTIYTIHNIEGIFYVDEEVGGGPPQPETKALPDSANKDAAK
- a CDS encoding hemolysin family protein, giving the protein MNIYISLIITMIFSAFFSGMEIAFVSVDKLRFEMERKGGITSRILSVFFKNPNEFISTMLVGNNIALVIYGILMAQIIGDNLLAGFIDNHFLMVLAQTVISTLIILVTGEFLPKTIFKINPNLVLNIFAIPLIVCYVVLYPVSKLSSGLSYLFLRIFGMKVNKDASDRAFGKVDLDYFVQSSIDNAENEEELDTEVKIFQNALDFSNIKIRDCIVPRTEVVAVDLTTSLDELKSRFIESGISKIIVYDGNIDNVVGYIHSSEMFRAPKNWHENVKQVPIVPETMSAHKLMKLFMQQKKTIAVVVDEFGGTSGIVSLEDLVEEIFGDIEDEHDNTSYISKQIDEREYVLSARLEIEKVNETYGLDLPESDDYLTVGGLILNQYQSFPKLHEVVRVGRYQFKIIKVTATKIELVRLKVLE